A portion of the Kosmotoga arenicorallina S304 genome contains these proteins:
- a CDS encoding HD domain-containing phosphohydrolase — protein MSRILLVENDFSTRKMISLFLNHNGYEVFEAENGEEALNIVEVNGFPEVVITDIEMPLMDGITLIKKLREKKASSIIFTMTAYSDPETMKDAALAGADDFISKPIDFKLISMLLDMALKAKEFHTEKAKTEYYLKLENEYSGEAIAELKDRNKTLANDLLKKIYRLSEYRDDETHEHTLRVGLISEKIARSSGLENEETYLLKLSAPLHDLGKVGIADAILLKPGKLTSTEFDMMKSHTVIGYEILKDSTSDVLKMAANIALTHHERWNGSGYPNALKSSEIPIEGLIVGIADSFDAIVSERPYKKAKPLGYGFEEIKATSGILYSPLLVDAFFKEKEEISKIYQ, from the coding sequence GTGTCCAGGATACTTCTGGTTGAAAACGATTTTTCCACACGTAAGATGATTTCCCTGTTCCTCAATCACAACGGATATGAGGTATTCGAAGCTGAAAACGGCGAAGAGGCTTTAAACATTGTTGAAGTGAATGGGTTCCCCGAAGTGGTTATCACAGATATTGAAATGCCTTTAATGGATGGCATTACTTTAATCAAAAAACTGCGGGAGAAAAAGGCCTCATCGATTATCTTCACCATGACCGCCTATTCAGACCCTGAGACCATGAAAGATGCCGCTCTTGCAGGTGCAGACGATTTCATTTCAAAACCAATAGATTTTAAGCTGATTTCGATGTTACTTGATATGGCACTAAAAGCAAAGGAGTTTCACACAGAAAAAGCTAAAACCGAATATTATTTAAAACTGGAAAATGAGTACAGTGGTGAAGCCATAGCTGAACTCAAAGATAGAAATAAAACCCTCGCAAATGATCTCCTCAAAAAAATTTACCGGCTTTCTGAATATAGAGATGACGAAACCCACGAACATACGCTGCGAGTGGGGTTGATTTCCGAAAAAATCGCCAGGTCATCTGGGCTTGAGAACGAGGAAACGTATTTATTGAAATTGTCCGCTCCGCTACATGATCTGGGGAAGGTTGGAATAGCGGATGCTATATTGCTAAAACCCGGTAAGCTGACAAGCACGGAGTTTGATATGATGAAGAGCCACACGGTTATCGGTTATGAAATTTTAAAAGACAGCACATCTGACGTGCTAAAGATGGCTGCCAACATTGCTTTAACACATCATGAACGCTGGAATGGGAGCGGCTATCCAAACGCTCTAAAAAGCAGCGAGATACCAATCGAAGGATTGATAGTAGGCATAGCCGACAGCTTCGATGCTATAGTCAGCGAACGGCCTTACAAAAAAGCAAAACCTCTTGGATATGGGTTTGAAGAAATAAAAGCAACTTCCGGAATTTTGTATTCGCCGTTGTTGGTAGATGCTTTTTTCAAGGAAAAAGAGGAGATTTCGAAAATCTATCAATAG
- a CDS encoding sensor domain-containing diguanylate cyclase, which yields MKKLNYLIFFLVALLCLITGVIIITNYPLMPVSWPLFAIKLIPFALLFIITIFASKLGITSLTLGLALFSYVRFLGFINVFLPKDSLFLGNLSTLVYVSAAILTAYAGIKAVLYWRIFEKKYREIYSNTKEIFFIVDKEKNTIVETSRSAIDYFGKSLLNREAGKCLGERNSYILCGRAHDSKKVPKTFEAKLYKSDGTQFYADVLIDEFSIFKKDYYYISIRDISEKRQAESLTKKAHERFKGLFENNNDAVFFLDREGRHIDANEKAVELLGYSVEELRKMTFYDVVPPEAQKESEQLLLELRKKGSLPIYEKELLRKNGERITVEINVSLIRHDDGDFHIQSIVRDVTKRKETQRLLKMERDMLQKFLTIAQTAVVILDISGNIKYLNTEGFRLFGYSADNIDEVVGKNLEEFVPENNKKKVQEIIKELVRGEKQSVLDILIPISSKNGETKTILWNAVASKSMGDNSVELLFSGKATDSYKKNIKFNGFYSSLNKVTIDVLETGTILGKNAQRLLKLCVATIPGAQAGTLIMRNENGNFSFVACENYDFKRLREVRLNREPVNNGLEAISVTADFCGFKLDSQLSKAVAKACKFKDLKATLVIPIILNGKVVALFNLNNFESKHAFDNPMTKQLAEVFKESITSLIKRLELEKELKTQKKKLEFLSNHDPLTELPNRRFLWEYSDLLFALAKRKSRPVSVLYVDLDKFKEINDFYGHDMGDYVLREVAGRFKDSIRKSDVTVRLGGDEFALLLPETDSKLAIVAAKRILLSIEKVMIADRTVSISGTIGISCFPEHGEDLQDLLKKADTAMYQAKKSGMKIAVYPGKSMHTKE from the coding sequence ATGAAAAAACTCAACTACCTGATATTTTTCTTAGTTGCCTTACTTTGTCTTATTACCGGTGTCATAATTATAACGAATTATCCCCTTATGCCTGTTTCATGGCCTTTATTCGCGATCAAGCTTATTCCGTTTGCCTTGCTTTTTATCATCACGATCTTTGCATCAAAACTCGGGATTACATCCCTTACCCTGGGGCTTGCCCTTTTTTCTTACGTGAGGTTTCTTGGCTTTATTAACGTGTTTCTTCCAAAAGATTCACTTTTTCTTGGAAACTTGTCAACACTGGTGTATGTTTCTGCAGCGATTCTTACCGCCTATGCTGGAATAAAAGCTGTGCTGTACTGGCGTATTTTTGAAAAAAAATACCGGGAGATCTATAGCAATACAAAAGAGATATTTTTTATTGTGGATAAAGAAAAGAACACAATTGTAGAGACCAGCAGATCTGCAATCGATTATTTTGGAAAGTCCCTTTTAAACAGAGAAGCAGGAAAATGCCTTGGTGAGCGAAATAGTTACATTCTATGCGGAAGAGCTCATGATTCAAAAAAGGTCCCAAAAACATTTGAAGCAAAACTTTATAAATCTGATGGCACTCAGTTTTATGCTGATGTTCTGATTGATGAGTTTTCTATTTTCAAAAAAGACTATTATTACATATCGATCAGGGATATTTCGGAAAAAAGACAGGCTGAGTCCCTTACTAAAAAAGCACACGAAAGATTCAAAGGGCTTTTTGAAAACAACAATGATGCTGTTTTCTTTTTAGACAGGGAGGGTAGGCATATAGATGCAAATGAAAAGGCTGTTGAGCTTTTAGGTTACTCAGTTGAAGAACTCAGAAAGATGACCTTTTACGATGTTGTGCCTCCCGAAGCGCAAAAGGAATCTGAACAACTACTTTTAGAGCTAAGAAAGAAAGGCTCGCTTCCGATTTATGAAAAAGAGCTTCTAAGAAAAAACGGTGAAAGAATAACCGTTGAGATAAATGTGTCACTTATCCGACACGATGATGGGGATTTCCACATACAAAGCATTGTCAGAGACGTTACCAAACGCAAAGAAACGCAAAGGCTACTCAAAATGGAAAGGGATATGCTACAGAAATTTCTCACCATTGCCCAAACAGCGGTTGTTATCCTCGACATATCTGGAAATATAAAATACTTGAACACTGAAGGATTTAGGCTTTTTGGATATTCTGCTGACAATATCGATGAAGTGGTTGGGAAAAATCTAGAAGAATTTGTCCCGGAAAATAATAAAAAGAAAGTACAAGAAATAATCAAAGAGCTTGTCCGCGGTGAAAAGCAATCGGTGCTCGATATTTTGATCCCGATTTCATCAAAAAACGGTGAGACAAAGACGATTCTTTGGAACGCCGTTGCATCCAAATCAATGGGCGATAATTCGGTTGAGTTGTTGTTCTCCGGAAAAGCTACAGACTCATATAAAAAAAACATTAAATTTAATGGCTTTTATTCATCTCTAAACAAAGTTACCATCGATGTGCTTGAAACAGGGACAATTCTTGGTAAAAATGCCCAAAGACTCCTTAAATTATGTGTCGCTACAATCCCCGGTGCCCAGGCCGGAACACTAATCATGAGGAACGAAAATGGGAATTTCAGTTTCGTTGCCTGCGAAAATTATGATTTCAAAAGGCTCAGGGAAGTTCGCTTAAATCGAGAACCTGTTAATAACGGGCTCGAAGCAATTTCAGTTACAGCAGATTTCTGTGGTTTTAAGTTGGACAGCCAATTGTCAAAAGCAGTAGCAAAAGCGTGCAAATTCAAGGATCTAAAGGCAACCCTTGTTATTCCAATTATACTCAACGGGAAAGTTGTAGCCCTTTTCAATCTCAATAATTTTGAATCCAAGCATGCTTTTGATAACCCTATGACAAAACAGCTCGCTGAGGTTTTCAAAGAATCTATTACATCACTTATAAAACGACTGGAGCTCGAAAAGGAGTTAAAAACCCAGAAAAAGAAGCTCGAGTTTTTATCAAACCATGACCCGCTGACAGAACTGCCTAATAGGCGGTTTCTCTGGGAATATTCGGATTTGCTCTTCGCGCTTGCAAAAAGGAAAAGCCGCCCGGTAAGCGTTCTTTATGTTGATCTTGATAAGTTCAAAGAAATAAATGATTTTTACGGGCATGATATGGGGGATTACGTATTGAGAGAAGTAGCTGGTAGGTTCAAAGACTCGATCCGAAAAAGTGATGTTACGGTGCGGCTTGGAGGTGATGAATTCGCTTTGCTGCTTCCAGAAACGGATAGCAAGCTGGCTATTGTAGCGGCGAAAAGGATTCTATTAAGTATTGAAAAAGTGATGATTGCAGATAGAACTGTGAGCATTTCTGGAACCATTGGTATTTCATGTTTCCCAGAACACGGCGAAGATCTTCAAGACCTGCTAAAAAAAGCTGATACTGCCATGTATCAAGCAAAGAAATCAGGCATGAAAATCGCTGTTTACCCAGGCAAATCTATGCACACAAAGGAGTGA
- a CDS encoding carbohydrate kinase family protein, whose amino-acid sequence MKQGFEVVVIGAVGIDTNVYTNANSIDFVLEASFTENLDYIGMAGGYSSKGFARLGKKTAFIGFVGDDYMGRHIASELQADGIDTKGVFLDPMGTKRSVNLIFRDGTRKSFYDGKGSMHLKPDLETCRRILSGSKFAHFNIVNWSRYLLPIAKEEGLIISVDLQDIVDIDDTYRRDYVEFADVLFFSCVNFDDPTPFIKTFLEKKKDRIVISGMGKRGCAVGTKDGITFFPVVELQDPVVDTTGAGDSLAVGFLSSYLLDNYSLEDSIMRGQIAARYCCTKKASSSELITVEELDQFYRSFKA is encoded by the coding sequence ATGAAGCAAGGATTTGAAGTTGTTGTCATTGGAGCAGTCGGAATTGACACCAACGTATACACTAATGCTAATTCAATAGATTTTGTGCTGGAAGCCAGTTTCACGGAGAACCTCGATTATATTGGCATGGCCGGAGGGTATTCCAGCAAGGGTTTTGCAAGGCTCGGTAAAAAAACAGCATTTATCGGGTTTGTAGGCGATGATTATATGGGAAGGCATATTGCTAGTGAGCTTCAAGCTGATGGAATTGACACAAAAGGTGTTTTTCTTGATCCAATGGGGACAAAAAGAAGCGTGAATTTGATTTTCAGAGACGGGACAAGAAAATCCTTTTACGATGGCAAAGGTTCAATGCATCTCAAGCCAGATTTGGAAACCTGCCGCAGAATTCTTTCTGGGAGCAAATTTGCCCACTTCAATATCGTAAACTGGTCAAGGTATTTGCTGCCTATTGCAAAGGAAGAGGGTTTGATAATCTCTGTAGATCTTCAGGATATTGTAGATATTGACGATACTTACCGAAGGGATTACGTAGAATTTGCAGATGTTCTGTTCTTTTCCTGTGTTAATTTCGATGACCCCACCCCCTTCATTAAGACATTTCTTGAGAAAAAGAAAGATCGAATAGTGATTTCCGGCATGGGAAAGAGAGGCTGCGCTGTTGGGACAAAAGATGGAATAACCTTTTTCCCGGTTGTAGAACTGCAAGATCCCGTGGTTGATACCACAGGGGCTGGAGATAGCCTTGCGGTCGGGTTTTTGTCCAGTTATCTACTAGATAATTATTCGCTTGAAGATTCCATAATGAGAGGTCAAATAGCAGCCCGTTATTGTTGCACAAAGAAAGCTTCGTCTTCGGAGCTAATAACCGTGGAAGAGCTGGATCAGTTTTATAGGAGTTTCAAGGCTTAG
- a CDS encoding MASE3 domain-containing protein: MYKVSALGYIVPIFSFSWVIGWYSAFGYNYLAHFLFEMIAVVALGGLFLLLVVLPKERRSLPLHIMGMAFLGTAILEFAHAVVYPGYTLSNAEYTVELWIYSRIVMVFGLMLSYIVSTKTLRYDIQKQIRNLSSLLPVFSASLLFLHRYIPDYLFYKNGVTTLLKSSLELIFATCFIFLGWKSRKEPAFFIGAILNAIAHVMFISYAGVFSYNIVLGHAFMLSGLNTLVWWAVKKYLILPFREVEELAKQFGGKLNAISKTVNERVEFLNAIINLKSELLNAQDEKELLDRIISFISRNPYVNFALFQEGKLVARHPENLPNSVEKYADFEKFKVLSFDAYIKSPDRAVPKLLEDLFLRTDILAQNIKNSKELKNLNQKIREQEEIRLNFQRAVSHELKTPLNVITGNLQLIEMGVFGDSSNLSEPLQSMENASKYMLELIDNLMNLSRLETGRLTVKYMPLKTDDFEPIVAQYKTLATQKRLEFNFKFSGEQEFSGDYKLLSSMLSNLLSNAVKYTTNGKVKGQMKISKKV; this comes from the coding sequence GTGTATAAAGTAAGTGCATTGGGGTATATTGTTCCGATTTTTAGTTTTTCCTGGGTGATTGGATGGTATTCTGCTTTCGGCTATAATTATCTGGCGCACTTTCTCTTCGAAATGATAGCGGTTGTGGCACTCGGTGGCTTATTTCTCCTTCTGGTTGTATTGCCAAAAGAGCGCAGATCTTTGCCGCTCCATATCATGGGAATGGCATTTCTGGGTACTGCGATTCTCGAGTTTGCCCACGCTGTCGTTTATCCGGGTTATACTTTATCCAACGCTGAATATACAGTAGAGCTGTGGATCTATTCAAGGATAGTAATGGTTTTTGGATTGATGCTTTCCTATATCGTTTCAACAAAAACTTTACGGTACGACATTCAAAAACAGATTAGGAATCTGTCATCTTTACTGCCGGTCTTTTCAGCCAGTCTGCTGTTTCTTCATAGATACATTCCCGATTACTTATTTTACAAAAACGGTGTCACAACACTCCTTAAATCGTCATTGGAATTGATTTTTGCGACTTGTTTTATCTTTTTGGGCTGGAAATCCAGAAAGGAGCCGGCTTTCTTCATTGGAGCCATTTTAAACGCCATAGCACACGTTATGTTCATTTCCTATGCAGGGGTTTTCAGTTATAACATCGTCCTTGGTCACGCTTTCATGCTTTCAGGGCTAAATACTTTAGTATGGTGGGCAGTAAAGAAATATCTGATCCTCCCCTTCAGAGAAGTAGAGGAATTGGCGAAACAATTCGGTGGAAAATTAAATGCTATCTCAAAAACCGTCAATGAAAGAGTGGAGTTTTTAAATGCCATCATAAACCTCAAATCTGAACTTTTGAATGCTCAGGATGAAAAAGAGCTTTTAGATAGGATAATAAGTTTCATCTCGCGAAACCCATATGTGAATTTTGCTCTTTTTCAAGAAGGCAAATTAGTTGCAAGGCATCCCGAAAATTTACCAAATTCGGTTGAAAAATACGCTGATTTTGAAAAATTCAAAGTTTTGAGCTTTGACGCGTATATTAAATCTCCCGACCGAGCAGTTCCGAAATTGCTTGAAGATCTTTTTCTCCGCACAGATATCCTGGCACAAAATATTAAAAACAGTAAAGAACTCAAGAATTTGAACCAGAAAATCAGAGAGCAAGAAGAAATTAGATTGAACTTTCAGAGAGCGGTTTCTCACGAATTGAAAACGCCATTAAATGTAATAACCGGCAACCTCCAGCTTATTGAGATGGGAGTTTTCGGAGATAGTTCAAATCTCTCTGAACCTTTACAGTCTATGGAGAACGCTTCAAAATATATGCTCGAACTAATCGACAACTTGATGAACCTTTCCCGGCTTGAAACAGGCAGATTAACTGTTAAATACATGCCTCTGAAAACGGACGATTTTGAACCTATCGTCGCCCAGTATAAAACTCTTGCTACTCAAAAAAGACTTGAATTTAATTTCAAGTTCTCTGGAGAACAAGAGTTTTCCGGAGATTATAAGCTGCTGTCTTCAATGCTTTCCAATCTATTGAGCAACGCGGTCAAATATACAACTAATGGAAAAGTGAAGGGGCAAATGAAAATTTCCAAAAAAGTGTGA
- a CDS encoding ATP-binding protein: WIKIFHDKALTMALLDRITHNALILNMSGRSYRRRDVLNT; the protein is encoded by the coding sequence ATGGATAAAGATTTTCCATGACAAAGCCCTTACCATGGCATTGTTAGACAGAATTACGCACAACGCTTTGATTCTCAATATGTCTGGAAGAAGTTACCGAAGAAGAGATGTTTTGAATACCTGA
- the tsaA gene encoding tRNA (N6-threonylcarbamoyladenosine(37)-N6)-methyltransferase TrmO: MNCIVYKPIGIVHSPYTEKSQAPRQGTLNEDPEFVIEVFQDFSEGLDGIERYEYLIVLCHFHQSQFRELKIFPHGSNEKRGVFATRSPNHPNPIAFSVVKLIRREGNSLVVKCMDAINGTPVLDVKPYIPSLDSKP, from the coding sequence TTGAATTGTATAGTTTACAAACCCATCGGAATAGTTCATTCCCCGTATACCGAAAAATCGCAGGCACCCAGGCAGGGGACCCTTAACGAGGACCCTGAATTTGTGATTGAGGTTTTTCAAGATTTTTCAGAGGGCCTTGATGGTATAGAACGATACGAGTATCTGATCGTCCTTTGCCATTTTCATCAGTCACAGTTCAGGGAATTGAAAATCTTTCCTCATGGAAGTAACGAAAAACGAGGAGTTTTTGCCACTCGTTCCCCGAACCACCCAAATCCCATTGCCTTTAGCGTAGTGAAATTGATAAGAAGAGAAGGGAATTCACTTGTAGTTAAGTGTATGGATGCCATTAACGGCACCCCAGTATTGGATGTAAAGCCTTATATCCCTTCCCTGGATTCTAAGCCTTGA
- a CDS encoding ATP-binding protein, with translation MIIEVSDTGIGISKSLQSKIFEPFVSAGKTNTGSGLGLAIVKKFVDLLHGNISLKSIEGKGSTFKIELPCVEHEFLPTAKKVTKKSVDVLYIEYDPDSRKLIKNLLKEFTVEEASTGREGFEKALALKPKIIITDLGLPDIDGRKLIINLKTREELKNTNFLLYTGGKAGHNLLGIPVIEKGSNLQKFLLSIRILMGQNRLILTSNLVDSKEVTKVKNIMKEIDVENVQIRNLNEIDEPELQLYDFIILVLPNDKGIISKVITKMKALPGNRVVLIFLESHAKTGT, from the coding sequence GTGATCATAGAAGTTTCAGATACAGGCATCGGAATTTCAAAAAGTCTCCAGAGCAAGATATTTGAACCCTTCGTTTCCGCTGGAAAAACCAATACGGGATCAGGTCTCGGGCTTGCAATTGTAAAAAAGTTTGTAGATCTTCTTCACGGAAATATATCCTTGAAGAGCATTGAAGGTAAGGGAAGCACTTTCAAAATTGAGCTGCCTTGTGTAGAACATGAATTTTTACCCACTGCCAAAAAAGTAACAAAAAAATCTGTCGATGTTCTCTACATAGAATATGATCCAGACTCCAGAAAACTTATAAAGAATCTCCTGAAGGAATTCACAGTTGAAGAAGCCTCTACGGGAAGGGAAGGTTTTGAAAAAGCACTGGCTTTAAAGCCCAAAATTATAATAACCGATTTGGGCCTGCCAGACATTGATGGCAGAAAACTTATCATAAACCTAAAAACCAGAGAAGAGCTTAAAAATACGAACTTTCTTCTCTATACTGGGGGAAAAGCTGGGCACAATCTTCTGGGGATCCCCGTGATAGAAAAAGGATCAAATTTGCAGAAATTTTTGCTTTCAATAAGAATTCTGATGGGCCAAAACCGGCTTATATTGACTTCGAACCTGGTTGATAGCAAAGAAGTCACAAAAGTAAAAAACATAATGAAGGAGATTGATGTTGAAAACGTTCAAATAAGAAATTTGAATGAAATCGACGAGCCTGAATTACAGCTTTATGATTTCATAATATTAGTACTTCCCAATGATAAAGGCATCATTTCAAAAGTGATCACAAAGATGAAAGCCTTGCCTGGGAACCGGGTTGTGCTCATTTTTCTTGAATCCCATGCGAAAACGGGAACATAG